The Oryzias latipes chromosome 1, ASM223467v1 genome contains a region encoding:
- the pld5 gene encoding inactive phospholipase D5 isoform X2, with translation MAGPAVQEPLKTQQKCVAIFALLCCFAVLLVLIFSSVDIWGDDEDGITEENCSRNCHIVLVENIPDDLSLHSDGRLHLPLSVAFHSLLDQAKYSIEVVSSVWDLTSWDMEPPPNTAKQGQLLFQRLLNLKSRRVKLKIASSLTNSSELRALAAHQAEVHFVNMTAFTRGGLHSSFWIVDRQHIYIGSADMDWRSLSKRKELGVVVYNCSCLALDLHRVFSFYWQLHDRDYIPSIWSKRVTALYGKHEALDLKLNATPASAYVSTSPEIFCSKDRTRDVDAIYQVIQSAKTFVFISVTDYLPLVNKSFRGASITRYWSTIDEVIREAVVLRGVRVRLLISFWKKTHPLTFNFVTSLKSLCLQLLNCSLEVRFFSHKEHKDDFQLRLNHNKYVVTDNAVYLGNHNWVGSDFAINAGVGLVVKMAENPKGVTVLEHIKAAFERDWRSKYAKNLQGGSSQQEKRRHLQTPKGFWEGQEEKKWNEPF, from the exons CTGCTGGTGCTGATCTTCTCCTCGGTGGACATCTGGGGGGACGATGAGGATGGAATCACAGAGGAAAACTGCAGTCGAAACTGCCA CATCGTGCTCGTGGAGAATATTCCAGATGACCTCTCTCTCCACTCGGACGGCAGGCTGCACCTCCCTCTCTCTGTCGCCTTTCACTCTCTGCTGGACCAAGCAAAATACTCCATTGAGGTAGTGTCCTCTGTGTGGGACCTAACCTCCTGGGACATGGAGCCCCCTCCCAACACTGCCAAACAG GGACAACTGTTGTTCCAGCGACTGCTCAACCTGAAGTCTCGCAGAGTCAAACTGAAGATTGCCAGCAGTTTGACAAACTCCTCAGAGCTGAGAGCTCTGGCAGCTCACC AAGCAGAGGTTCATTTTGTGAACATGACCGCTTTCACCCGGGGTGGGCTGCATTCATCCTTCTGGATCGTGGACCGGCAGCATATTTACATCGGCAGTGCTGATATGGACTGGAGGTCACTCTCCAAG aggAAGGAGCTGGGTGTGGTGGTGTATAACTGCAGCTGCCTGGCCCTGGATCTCCACAGGGTCTTCTCCTTTTACTGGCAGCTCCATGATCGAGACTACATTCCCTCCATCTGGTCGAAGAGAGTAACAGCCCTCTATGGGAAGCATGAGGCTCTGGACCTGAAGCTGAACGCCACGCCAGCCTCGGCCTACGTCTCT ACTTCCCCTGAGATCTTCTGTTCTAAAGATCGAACCAGAGATGTTGATGCCATCTATCAGGTGATCCAGAGTGCAAAGACATTTGTCTTCATATCTGTGACCGACTACCTTCCCCTGGTCAACAAAAGTTTCAGAGGAGCTTCAATTACCAG GTACTGGTCAACAATTGATGAGGTGATCAGAGAAGCTGTGGTGCTGAGGGGAGTCAGAGTTCGCCTGCTCATAAGCTTCTGGAAGAAAACTCACCCCCTTACATTTAATTTTGTGACCTCGCTCAAGtctctgtgtctgcagcttctCAACTGCTCCCTGGAGGTG AGGTTTTTCAGTCACAAGGAACATAAGGACGACTTTCAACTTAGACTCAACCACAACAAGTATGTAGTGACAGACAACGCTGTCTACCTCG GAAACCACAACTGGGTCGGGAGTGACTTTGCAATCAATGCAGGAGTTGGGCTGGTGGTGAAGATGGCAGAAAATCCTAAGGGAGTTACAGTCCTAGAACACATTAAAGCTGCATTTGAACGGGACTGGAGgtcaaaatatgcaaaaaaccTTCAAGGGGGCAGCAGTCAAcaggagaaacgcagacacctTCAGACACCAAAGGGTTTCTGGGAAGGACAGGAAGAAAAGAAGTGGAACGAACCTTTTTGA